One window from the genome of Desulforamulus ruminis DSM 2154 encodes:
- the ftsX gene encoding permease-like cell division protein FtsX codes for MNFNTLKYFFREAFTSIMRNSWLSVSSVGIVMVSLIILGASLLLVVNAERLVSSVESGVEITAFLEEKVGKVDRDGLEKKIKELPAVENVEFIPKDQALESMKESFGDRADILESLEKNNPLPDAFRIKTQKAEDVPAAAKKIEVMEGVEQVRYGQGVVEKLLSVTRWVRLASVATLVFLTLAAGFLIATTIRMSVFARRREIGIMKTLGATNWFVRFPFMLEGIVLGLVGSLLAILAIDLGYLSLVNKMNLSLPFMQLVTEPRLVLGVLGSMLGLGLTIGALGSWFSLRKFLKV; via the coding sequence ATGAACTTTAATACACTGAAATATTTTTTCCGGGAAGCCTTTACCTCCATTATGAGAAATAGCTGGCTTTCCGTGTCCTCCGTGGGAATCGTGATGGTTTCTTTAATCATCCTGGGAGCTTCCCTGCTGCTGGTGGTCAATGCGGAAAGACTGGTCAGCTCGGTGGAGAGCGGTGTGGAAATAACCGCCTTTTTAGAAGAAAAGGTGGGCAAGGTGGACCGGGACGGTCTGGAGAAAAAGATCAAGGAACTGCCCGCGGTGGAAAATGTGGAGTTTATTCCTAAAGATCAAGCCCTGGAATCCATGAAGGAAAGCTTCGGGGACCGGGCGGATATTCTGGAATCCTTAGAAAAGAACAACCCTTTGCCCGATGCTTTCCGGATCAAGACCCAGAAGGCGGAGGATGTGCCTGCAGCGGCTAAAAAAATTGAGGTCATGGAGGGCGTGGAGCAGGTTCGTTATGGGCAGGGCGTGGTGGAAAAACTTCTTTCGGTCACCCGCTGGGTCCGCCTGGCCAGCGTGGCCACGCTGGTTTTCTTAACCCTGGCGGCCGGGTTTTTAATTGCCACCACCATCCGCATGTCTGTGTTTGCACGCCGGCGGGAAATCGGCATTATGAAAACCCTTGGCGCCACCAACTGGTTTGTGCGGTTTCCCTTCATGCTGGAGGGAATCGTGCTGGGACTGGTGGGCAGCCTGCTGGCCATACTAGCCATTGATCTGGGGTATCTGTCCCTGGTGAATAAAATGAATCTGTCCCTGCCTTTTATGCAATTGGTTACCGAACCCCGGCTTGTGCTGGGGGTCCTGGGCAGTATGCTAGGGCTAGGTTTAACCATCGGTGCTCTGGGCAGTTGGTTTTCCTTAAGAAAATTTCTTAAAGTGTAA
- the ftsE gene encoding cell division ATP-binding protein FtsE: MIQFYNVSKVYENGVKAVSDITLHIKKGEFVFLVGPSGAGKSTLIKLIFREELPTRGQVMFSGKNIVRMRGREVPYMRRKIGMVFQDFRLLQQKTAAENVAFALEITGASRKEIRRLVPEALEQVGLKGKEDLLPGQMSGGEQQRVCIARAIVNKPLLIIADEPTGNLDPNTSWEIMTLFQDINRRGTTILMSTHASEIVNTLKKRVIELSSGSIVRDEESGVYRNEL; this comes from the coding sequence ATGATTCAATTTTATAATGTTTCCAAGGTCTATGAAAACGGTGTAAAAGCAGTTTCCGATATAACTCTGCATATAAAAAAAGGTGAATTTGTGTTTCTGGTGGGGCCCAGCGGGGCTGGGAAATCTACCTTGATTAAGCTCATTTTCCGGGAGGAACTGCCTACCCGGGGGCAGGTAATGTTTAGCGGCAAGAATATTGTCCGCATGAGAGGCCGGGAAGTGCCTTATATGAGACGGAAAATCGGGATGGTTTTCCAGGACTTCCGTCTGCTGCAGCAAAAAACAGCCGCCGAGAATGTCGCCTTTGCCCTGGAAATTACCGGAGCTTCCCGCAAGGAAATCCGGCGGTTGGTGCCCGAGGCGCTGGAACAGGTGGGGCTAAAGGGTAAAGAAGACCTGCTGCCCGGCCAGATGTCCGGCGGAGAACAGCAGCGGGTGTGTATTGCCCGGGCCATTGTTAACAAACCCTTGCTCATTATAGCGGACGAGCCCACAGGCAACCTGGACCCCAACACATCCTGGGAAATTATGACCCTGTTTCAGGACATCAACCGGCGGGGCACAACCATTTTAATGTCCACCCACGCTTCGGAGATTGTAAATACCCTGAAAAAGCGGGTGATTGAACTGTCCTCCGGCTCCATTGTCCGGGATGAAGAGAGCGGGGTGTACCGCAATGAACTTTAA
- a CDS encoding acyltransferase yields MSGATKRKEKIQELDLLRALAALSVIIIHVTAAPLVLGERGTLYHYGMTLANQFARFSIPAFIFVTGLALFYNYTDFKSTQWQKYFKKRVVFVLLPYIFWSAGYFFIKQYFGPKDQSLPEILSQFGMALLRGDSYYHLYFVVLVFQFYLLFPLLLPLFQRARRVMGRLTLLLFALYFAYICLSFYNIKPWDSTVLQFLFRHQGKLFVTWSGFFILGAFCAFRLARVKEFLDRWIWPLTLGAGLLLLTMVWEFYARTADPAVDAAYAATSLRPLGLLFTVVTLFAILALARRFVSGHSPLARITTFFSDHSYGIYLAHPLVLTFLELLESRWALGYSWWVIALNLILCLTGSTLITFVLSRYPWTRPLVGR; encoded by the coding sequence TTGTCCGGCGCCACCAAGAGAAAAGAGAAAATTCAAGAACTGGATTTGTTGCGGGCCCTGGCAGCCCTATCGGTCATCATAATCCACGTTACCGCCGCGCCCCTGGTCTTGGGGGAGCGGGGAACCCTGTATCACTACGGGATGACTCTGGCTAACCAGTTTGCCAGATTTTCCATTCCCGCCTTCATTTTTGTAACGGGGCTGGCCCTTTTTTACAATTACACCGACTTCAAGTCTACCCAGTGGCAGAAATATTTTAAAAAAAGAGTTGTTTTTGTTTTGCTTCCCTATATTTTTTGGAGTGCAGGCTATTTCTTCATAAAGCAGTACTTTGGCCCTAAAGACCAGTCCCTGCCGGAAATTTTGAGTCAATTCGGCATGGCCTTGCTCCGGGGAGACAGCTATTACCATCTGTACTTTGTAGTATTGGTGTTCCAATTTTACCTTTTATTTCCCCTGCTGCTGCCTCTCTTTCAGAGAGCCCGCAGAGTCATGGGCCGGCTGACGCTGCTGCTCTTTGCCCTGTATTTCGCTTACATCTGCCTGTCCTTTTACAACATTAAACCCTGGGATTCTACGGTGCTGCAATTTTTGTTCCGGCACCAGGGAAAACTTTTTGTTACCTGGTCCGGTTTCTTTATACTGGGGGCTTTCTGTGCCTTCCGGCTGGCTCGGGTTAAGGAATTCCTGGACCGGTGGATTTGGCCCCTGACCCTGGGGGCGGGCCTCCTGCTGTTGACCATGGTATGGGAATTTTACGCCCGGACAGCGGACCCCGCTGTGGATGCTGCCTATGCCGCCACTTCCCTCAGACCTTTGGGCCTTCTTTTTACCGTAGTCACCCTTTTTGCCATTTTAGCTCTGGCCCGCAGGTTTGTGTCAGGCCACAGCCCCCTGGCCAGAATCACCACTTTTTTTTCCGACCATTCCTACGGCATTTACCTGGCGCACCCTCTGGTGTTAACTTTTCTGGAACTGCTGGAAAGCCGCTGGGCCTTGGGGTATTCCTGGTGGGTAATTGCCCTGAACCTAATCCTCTGTCTGACCGGCAGCACCCTGATTACTTTTGTCTTAAGCCGTTATCCCTGGACCAGGCCCCTGGTGGGACGGTGA
- a CDS encoding transketolase family protein has protein sequence MTKKIATRDAYGEELVRLGAENKNVVVLDADLSKSTKTHDFMKNYPDRFFNMGIAEGNMMATAAGLAAVGKIPFASTFAMFATGRAFEQIRNSIAYPKLNVKIAATHAGITVGEDGGSHQSIEDIAIMRALPGMTVFVPADAVETRAAIRAAAEIKGPVYIRLGRSGVPVLHGEDFKFIPGEAVTLREGRDVAIMATGIMVSMALEAVEKLAAEGIEATVLDIHTIKPLDIVAVVEAARRCGAVVTAEEHNIIGGLGGAVAETLAEHQPVPLQRVGVRDTFGESGKPDELLKHFGLTSGEIIKAVQKVMEKKKR, from the coding sequence ATGACCAAAAAAATTGCCACCCGGGATGCCTATGGTGAAGAGTTGGTTCGCCTGGGTGCGGAAAATAAAAACGTGGTCGTGCTGGATGCGGATCTGTCCAAATCCACCAAGACCCATGACTTTATGAAGAATTATCCGGACCGCTTCTTTAACATGGGTATCGCCGAAGGCAACATGATGGCCACTGCCGCCGGTCTGGCCGCCGTGGGCAAGATTCCCTTTGCCAGCACCTTTGCCATGTTTGCCACCGGCCGTGCCTTTGAACAAATCCGCAACAGCATTGCCTATCCCAAACTAAATGTAAAAATTGCCGCTACCCACGCCGGGATTACCGTGGGGGAAGACGGAGGATCTCACCAGTCCATTGAAGATATCGCCATTATGCGCGCCCTGCCGGGCATGACTGTTTTTGTCCCGGCCGACGCCGTAGAGACCCGGGCGGCCATCCGGGCGGCGGCGGAAATTAAGGGACCGGTTTACATACGCTTAGGACGTTCCGGCGTCCCGGTTCTGCACGGTGAAGATTTCAAATTTATCCCCGGCGAAGCGGTAACTCTGCGGGAAGGCCGTGATGTGGCCATTATGGCTACCGGCATCATGGTCTCCATGGCCCTGGAAGCCGTTGAAAAGCTGGCCGCCGAGGGCATTGAAGCCACGGTGCTGGACATTCACACCATTAAGCCCCTGGATATTGTGGCTGTGGTGGAAGCAGCCAGGAGATGCGGTGCTGTGGTGACTGCCGAGGAACACAATATCATCGGCGGCCTGGGCGGGGCTGTGGCCGAAACCCTGGCGGAGCACCAGCCGGTGCCCCTGCAGCGGGTGGGTGTCCGGGATACCTTTGGTGAATCCGGCAAACCCGATGAACTGCTGAAACATTTTGGCCTTACCTCCGGGGAAATTATAAAGGCGGTTCAAAAGGTTATGGAGAAGAAAAAACGTTAA
- a CDS encoding transketolase yields MMEQKITNLQQRAKAIRRHIIKMLCEAGSGHPGGSLSAADIMSVLFFEVMKLDPEKPDWPERDRFVLSKGHAAPVLYAALAEKGFLPVEELLTLRKLGSRLQGHPDMKRLPGVEMSTGSLGQGLSAANGMAMGLRLDGGNPRVYALLGDGEVQEGQIWEAAMAAAHYKLDNLTAFLDYNNLQIDGPVETVMGVAPLADKWRAFGWHVIEIDGHNIPQILAAVEEAKATKGQPTMVVARTTKGKGVCFMENQAGWHGNAPKPEQAEEALKELV; encoded by the coding sequence ATGATGGAGCAAAAAATTACCAACCTGCAGCAGCGGGCCAAGGCCATCCGGCGCCATATTATCAAGATGCTCTGTGAGGCCGGTTCCGGTCATCCGGGCGGCTCTCTGTCCGCTGCCGACATTATGAGTGTGTTGTTCTTCGAGGTTATGAAGCTGGACCCGGAGAAGCCGGATTGGCCGGAACGGGACCGCTTTGTCCTGTCCAAGGGGCATGCCGCTCCGGTATTGTATGCCGCCCTGGCGGAGAAAGGGTTTTTGCCTGTTGAGGAATTATTAACCCTGCGTAAGCTGGGCAGCCGCCTGCAGGGACACCCGGATATGAAAAGGCTGCCGGGGGTGGAAATGTCCACCGGGTCACTGGGACAAGGCCTCTCAGCGGCCAACGGCATGGCCATGGGTTTGAGGCTGGATGGCGGGAACCCGCGGGTTTATGCCCTGCTGGGAGACGGAGAAGTGCAGGAAGGCCAAATCTGGGAAGCAGCCATGGCCGCCGCCCATTATAAGCTGGACAACCTGACGGCCTTTCTGGACTATAACAATCTGCAAATCGACGGACCGGTGGAAACCGTCATGGGTGTGGCCCCCCTGGCGGACAAATGGCGCGCCTTTGGCTGGCATGTCATTGAAATTGACGGTCATAACATTCCTCAAATCCTGGCTGCGGTGGAAGAGGCGAAAGCGACCAAAGGCCAACCCACCATGGTGGTGGCCAGAACTACTAAGGGCAAAGGCGTCTGCTTTATGGAAAACCAGGCCGGCTGGCACGGCAATGCTCCCAAACCGGAACAAGCCGAAGAAGCCCTTAAAGAACTGGTGTAA
- a CDS encoding YitT family protein, whose translation MSKHWIKDYLGVTLGALITAIGLDAFLVPAKIAAGGVSGIATILYHSAHLPVGVVMLVLNAPIFLWSALRLGWRYTVSSVFGTIALSVFVDLLAPYVPLLTHDLLLACLYGGVLCGIGLGLVFRFNGTTGGTELLAALLRSYMGINIGQLLFVIDAAVVVWAGIFFRSAELAMYALITIFLTSWIIDLVLEGVSSAKAFMIITKKADAISDIIIKELDRGATAWKARGAYTGQEQEVLLAVVGRTEVSRLKAVVRKEDPGAFIILADVHEVLGEGFKALEDKKH comes from the coding sequence ATGTCCAAACACTGGATCAAAGATTATCTGGGAGTCACTCTGGGGGCTCTTATTACCGCGATTGGACTGGATGCTTTTCTTGTGCCGGCCAAAATTGCCGCCGGCGGGGTAAGCGGTATTGCCACCATCCTTTACCACAGCGCTCACCTGCCGGTGGGGGTTGTGATGCTGGTTCTGAACGCACCCATTTTCCTTTGGTCCGCCCTGCGTCTGGGCTGGCGTTATACCGTCAGTTCCGTCTTTGGCACCATTGCCCTGTCCGTGTTTGTGGATTTATTAGCCCCTTATGTACCTTTGTTAACCCATGATCTGCTGCTGGCCTGCTTGTATGGCGGGGTGCTTTGCGGCATCGGGCTGGGCCTGGTGTTCCGGTTTAACGGTACCACCGGCGGCACCGAACTTCTGGCAGCTCTTTTAAGAAGTTACATGGGAATTAACATTGGTCAATTATTATTTGTAATTGACGCTGCGGTGGTGGTGTGGGCCGGCATTTTTTTCCGGTCGGCGGAACTGGCTATGTACGCGCTGATTACTATTTTCCTGACTTCCTGGATTATTGACCTGGTACTGGAAGGCGTCAGTTCAGCCAAAGCCTTTATGATTATTACCAAAAAAGCAGACGCTATTAGTGATATTATCATTAAAGAACTGGACCGGGGCGCCACTGCCTGGAAAGCCAGAGGGGCTTATACCGGCCAGGAGCAAGAAGTGCTTCTGGCGGTGGTGGGACGTACCGAAGTATCCCGGTTAAAGGCGGTTGTCCGGAAGGAAGATCCGGGAGCCTTTATCATCCTGGCGGATGTTCATGAGGTTCTGGGAGAAGGATTTAAAGCGTTGGAAGATAAAAAGCATTAG
- the prfB gene encoding peptide chain release factor 2 (programmed frameshift) translates to MQAEIRRDLEQLGKRIQDLRVSLDIAGSRLEIEKLERGMMQEGFWDRPEESQRITQKLANLKDKVSAYTELEEASQDLEVILELCAEEEDPLLEEELVTGFEALTKKVGDLELEVLLSGEYDRGSAILSLHAGAGGTESQDWVQMLLRMFTRYAENHQYKVEILDLLPGDEAGVKSVTFQVTGPNAYGYLRSEKGVHRLVRISPFDAAGRRHTSFASVDVLPVVEDELEVNIRPEDLKIDTYRSGGAGGQHVNKTDSAVRITHLPTGLVVACQNERSQTYNRMAAMKLLKAKLIDLELRKKEEELAALRGDQKDIAWGSQIRSYVFHPYNLVKDHRTGVEVGNVHGVMDGEIDPFIAAYLKQKASGGI, encoded by the exons GTGCAGGCCGAAATAAGGCGCGACCTGGAACAACTGGGGAAGCGCATCCAAGATTTGAGGGTTTCCCTT GACATTGCCGGAAGCCGGCTGGAAATAGAGAAACTGGAACGGGGTATGATGCAGGAGGGTTTCTGGGATCGTCCGGAGGAAAGTCAGAGGATCACTCAGAAACTGGCCAACCTGAAAGATAAAGTGTCGGCCTATACGGAATTGGAAGAGGCCAGTCAGGACCTTGAAGTCATCCTGGAACTCTGCGCCGAAGAGGAAGATCCCCTGCTGGAAGAGGAATTGGTGACCGGATTTGAGGCTCTCACCAAAAAAGTTGGAGACTTGGAACTGGAAGTACTTTTGTCCGGTGAATATGACCGGGGGAGCGCCATTTTGTCCCTCCATGCCGGGGCCGGAGGCACCGAATCCCAGGATTGGGTGCAGATGCTGTTGCGCATGTTTACCCGTTATGCCGAGAATCACCAGTACAAAGTGGAAATCCTGGACCTGTTGCCTGGAGACGAAGCCGGGGTCAAAAGCGTTACCTTTCAAGTGACCGGGCCCAATGCCTACGGTTATCTCCGCTCCGAAAAGGGAGTGCACAGGCTGGTGCGTATCTCCCCCTTTGATGCGGCCGGGAGGAGGCACACCTCCTTTGCTTCGGTGGATGTGCTGCCGGTGGTGGAGGATGAACTGGAGGTTAACATCCGTCCGGAAGATTTGAAAATTGACACTTATCGTTCCGGTGGGGCCGGGGGTCAGCATGTGAATAAAACAGACTCGGCGGTGCGCATCACCCACCTTCCCACCGGGCTGGTGGTGGCCTGTCAAAATGAACGGTCCCAGACTTACAACCGTATGGCGGCCATGAAACTGCTCAAGGCAAAGCTCATTGACCTGGAGCTGCGCAAAAAGGAAGAAGAACTGGCAGCCCTGCGAGGGGACCAGAAGGACATCGCCTGGGGCAGCCAGATCCGGTCCTATGTATTCCACCCTTACAATCTGGTGAAGGATCACCGCACCGGGGTGGAAGTGGGCAATGTCCACGGGGTGATGGACGGAGAAATTGATCCCTTTATTGCCGCCTATCTTAAACAAAAGGCCAGCGGAGGAATCTAA